In the Planctomycetia bacterium genome, one interval contains:
- a CDS encoding DUF1569 domain-containing protein has product MVNTRKVTGRRKLRFENFSAALREAESLAAAEQAGTLRALGNWTLGQAIGHLAFWADAPFDGYPDMPPLPWLLRVVVTLFKTPILNRGIPAGGRIPSIPGGTFGVDVLPTNEAMARLRRAFDRLAVKQPTHPNPVFGMMSHADWIKMNLRHAELHLGFFVPA; this is encoded by the coding sequence ATGGTCAACACACGCAAGGTCACCGGCCGGCGCAAGCTACGGTTTGAAAACTTCTCCGCCGCACTGCGCGAGGCGGAATCCCTCGCCGCTGCCGAACAAGCCGGCACGCTGCGCGCACTCGGTAATTGGACGCTCGGCCAGGCCATTGGGCATCTCGCTTTCTGGGCGGATGCGCCATTCGACGGCTATCCCGACATGCCCCCCCTGCCCTGGCTGCTGCGGGTCGTCGTGACGCTGTTCAAGACGCCAATCCTGAATCGCGGCATCCCGGCCGGCGGAAGGATTCCCTCCATCCCGGGCGGGACGTTCGGCGTCGACGTGCTGCCGACGAATGAAGCGATGGCACGCTTGCGCCGCGCGTTCGATCGCCTGGCCGTGAAGCAACCGACGCACCCGAACCCCGTCTTCGGCATGATGTCGCACGCGGATTGGATCAAGATGAACCTGCGGCACGCGGAGCTGCATTTGGGGTTCTTTGTGCCGGCGTGA